The proteins below come from a single Parageobacillus toebii NBRC 107807 genomic window:
- a CDS encoding NuoB/complex I 20 kDa subunit family protein: protein MDVKWLDVPEGDTEELKRNVFFTTLEQLKAWARSNSLWPLTFGLACCAIEMMGVGGAHYDLDRFGSFFRASPRQSDVMIVSGTVTKKMAPIIRRLYDQMPEPKWVIAMGSCATAGGPYVKSYSVVKGVDQIVPVDVYIPGCPPNPAALIYGINKLKEKIRYEAKTGKKVL from the coding sequence ATGGATGTAAAATGGTTGGACGTACCGGAAGGAGATACGGAAGAGTTAAAGCGCAACGTGTTTTTCACTACACTGGAACAATTAAAGGCGTGGGCCCGCAGCAATTCTCTATGGCCGTTAACGTTCGGTCTTGCCTGCTGCGCGATTGAAATGATGGGAGTCGGTGGAGCTCATTATGATTTAGACCGGTTCGGCTCCTTTTTCCGTGCGTCTCCAAGACAGTCTGATGTCATGATTGTATCCGGAACGGTGACGAAAAAGATGGCGCCAATCATCCGCCGTTTATATGATCAAATGCCAGAACCAAAATGGGTCATTGCCATGGGGTCATGCGCAACGGCAGGGGGGCCGTATGTGAAATCATATAGCGTCGTCAAAGGAGTAGATCAAATCGTACCAGTTGATGTATATATTCCTGGTTGCCCGCCGAATCCAGCGGCGCTAATTTACGGGATTAATAAATTAAAAGAAAAAATCCGTTATGAAGCAAAGACGGGGAAGAAGGTGCTGTAA
- the atpD gene encoding F0F1 ATP synthase subunit beta gives MTKGRVIQVMGPVVDVKFENGHLPAIYNALKIQHKARNENEVDIDLTLEVALHLGDDTVRTIAMASTDGLIRGMEVIDTGAPISVPVGEVTLGRVFNVLGEPIDMQGEIPDDARRDPIHRPAPKFEELATEVEILETGIKVVDLLAPYIKGGKIGLFGGAGVGKTVLIQELIHNIAQEHGGISVFAGVGERTREGNDLYHEMKDSGVISKTAMVFGQMNEPPGARMRVALTGLTMAEYFRDEQGQDVLLFIDNIFRFTQAGSEVSALLGRMPSAVGYQPTLATEMGQLQERITSTATGSITSIQAIYVPADDYTDPAPATTFSHLDATTNLERKLAEMGIYPAVDPLASTSRALAPEIVGEEHYQVARKVQQTLQRYRELQDIIAILGMDELSDEDKLIVHRARRIQFFLSQNFHVAEQFTGQPGSYVPIKETVRGFKEILEGKYDHIPEDAFRLVGRIEEVVEKAKQMGVEV, from the coding sequence ATGACAAAAGGACGCGTTATTCAAGTTATGGGTCCGGTTGTAGACGTAAAGTTCGAAAACGGACATCTTCCTGCGATCTACAACGCTTTGAAGATTCAACATAAAGCGCGTAATGAAAATGAAGTCGACATCGACTTAACATTAGAAGTAGCACTTCATCTTGGCGATGATACGGTTCGTACGATTGCAATGGCATCGACAGACGGATTGATTCGTGGAATGGAAGTCATTGACACAGGTGCGCCAATTTCCGTTCCAGTCGGAGAAGTTACCCTTGGCCGCGTATTCAACGTCTTAGGGGAACCGATCGACATGCAAGGGGAAATTCCAGATGATGCGCGTCGTGACCCAATCCATCGTCCAGCGCCAAAATTCGAAGAGCTTGCAACAGAAGTAGAAATTTTGGAAACAGGTATTAAAGTCGTTGACTTGCTTGCTCCATACATTAAAGGTGGAAAAATCGGTCTATTCGGCGGTGCTGGTGTAGGAAAAACGGTCTTAATCCAAGAACTTATTCATAACATTGCGCAAGAGCACGGTGGTATTTCCGTATTCGCCGGCGTAGGGGAACGCACTCGTGAAGGAAACGACCTTTACCATGAAATGAAAGATTCCGGCGTTATCAGCAAAACGGCGATGGTATTCGGACAAATGAACGAGCCGCCTGGTGCGCGGATGCGCGTAGCGTTGACAGGATTAACGATGGCGGAATACTTCCGTGACGAGCAAGGACAAGACGTGCTGCTCTTTATCGACAACATTTTCCGTTTCACGCAAGCTGGTTCTGAGGTTTCGGCGCTATTAGGCCGCATGCCTTCTGCCGTAGGTTATCAACCGACGCTTGCGACAGAAATGGGTCAATTGCAAGAACGGATCACTTCTACAGCCACTGGTTCTATCACATCGATTCAAGCGATTTACGTACCAGCGGACGACTACACAGACCCAGCGCCAGCAACAACGTTCTCTCACTTGGACGCAACGACGAACCTAGAGCGGAAACTTGCGGAAATGGGTATTTATCCAGCAGTGGATCCACTTGCGTCCACATCTCGCGCGCTTGCGCCTGAAATCGTTGGTGAAGAACATTACCAAGTAGCGCGCAAAGTGCAACAAACATTGCAACGTTATAGAGAATTGCAAGATATTATCGCGATTCTCGGTATGGATGAGCTATCCGATGAAGATAAACTCATCGTTCATCGCGCTCGCCGCATTCAATTCTTCTTATCGCAAAACTTCCATGTCGCGGAGCAATTTACAGGCCAACCTGGTTCTTACGTGCCTATTAAAGAAACAGTTCGCGGCTTCAAAGAAATTTTGGAAGGAAAATACGATCACATTCCAGAAGATGCTTTCCGCTTAGTAGGGCGCATTGAAGAAGTTGTTGAAAAAGCGAAGCAAATGGGCGTAGAAGTTTAA
- a CDS encoding NADH-quinone oxidoreductase subunit A gives MWNVYVNNYVIVFVFLCIGILLPVGALTIGRFLRPHVPSEAKQTTYESGNNPFHDSRVQFQVRYYMFALLFVIFDVETVFLYPWAVAYNKLGLFALVEMIIFVLMLVLGLVYAWKKKVLQWM, from the coding sequence TTGTGGAACGTATACGTTAATAACTATGTGATTGTTTTTGTATTTTTGTGTATCGGCATTTTGCTTCCTGTTGGTGCATTAACAATAGGACGATTTCTACGTCCACACGTTCCGAGTGAGGCAAAGCAAACGACTTATGAAAGCGGTAACAATCCGTTCCATGACTCGCGTGTTCAGTTTCAAGTTCGTTACTATATGTTTGCACTATTATTTGTCATTTTTGATGTCGAAACAGTGTTTTTATATCCATGGGCAGTCGCTTATAACAAACTAGGATTATTCGCTTTAGTGGAAATGATTATTTTCGTGTTGATGCTCGTTCTTGGGCTTGTCTATGCTTGGAAAAAGAAGGTGTTACAATGGATGTAA
- a CDS encoding NADH-quinone oxidoreductase subunit C, producing MSEEKDLQQRKKEAAERARQLARERLAAKRAAEQTEQPLEEPKVPTEEKLAEDDLTLAKKKAAEEAKAKAAALAKQKAKEAQQAEGENQETAEDDLALAKKKAAAAAKAKAAALAKQKAKEAAGDGAEEDLAKQKAIAAAKAKAAAAAKAKAKALAKQQASGTAGENDDDLAKAKAKAAAAAKAKAAAAAKAKAAGDSEPAAKKEETPSPNQPLLDKYVKVIREHLGEDVLEDAYINRLSKDVPTLVAKKDTYYKIAEFLKYNEQLSFDYLSELHGTDFQTHMEVYVHLYSYKKRQAVALKVKIDRDQPEIDSLVPLWQGANWPECEAYDLLGIRFKGHPNLIRIFLGEDWVGYPLRKDYEPYDAEV from the coding sequence ATGAGTGAAGAAAAAGATTTACAGCAGCGGAAAAAAGAAGCGGCAGAGCGAGCGAGACAGTTGGCTCGCGAACGATTAGCAGCGAAACGAGCCGCTGAACAAACTGAACAGCCGCTCGAAGAACCAAAAGTCCCAACCGAAGAAAAACTTGCCGAAGATGATCTCACCCTTGCGAAGAAAAAAGCGGCGGAAGAGGCAAAAGCCAAAGCGGCGGCGTTGGCGAAACAAAAGGCAAAAGAAGCGCAGCAGGCAGAAGGAGAAAACCAAGAAACAGCCGAAGATGATCTAGCGCTTGCGAAGAAGAAAGCAGCAGCGGCAGCGAAAGCCAAAGCAGCGGCATTAGCGAAACAAAAGGCAAAAGAAGCAGCGGGCGACGGAGCGGAAGAAGACCTTGCCAAACAAAAAGCGATTGCGGCAGCGAAGGCGAAGGCGGCAGCCGCTGCAAAAGCCAAAGCAAAAGCGCTGGCAAAACAACAAGCAAGCGGCACCGCTGGCGAAAATGATGATGATCTCGCAAAAGCGAAAGCAAAGGCAGCAGCGGCAGCAAAAGCAAAAGCAGCGGCTGCGGCGAAAGCGAAAGCCGCAGGAGATTCGGAGCCAGCAGCGAAAAAAGAGGAAACTCCATCGCCAAATCAGCCGCTTCTTGATAAATACGTCAAAGTGATTCGCGAACATCTCGGCGAAGATGTGCTAGAAGATGCCTATATTAACCGCCTTTCCAAAGATGTTCCGACATTGGTCGCAAAAAAGGATACATATTACAAAATCGCCGAGTTTCTAAAATATAACGAACAGCTTAGTTTTGATTATTTGTCGGAGCTGCATGGAACGGATTTTCAAACACATATGGAAGTATATGTGCACTTATATTCTTATAAAAAACGCCAAGCTGTCGCATTAAAAGTGAAAATTGACCGCGACCAGCCGGAGATTGATTCGCTCGTTCCGCTTTGGCAGGGGGCAAATTGGCCGGAATGCGAGGCGTACGACCTATTAGGAATCCGCTTTAAAGGGCACCCGAATTTAATCCGTATCTTTTTAGGAGAAGATTGGGTCGGATATCCGCTTCGCAAAGATTATGAACCATACGACGCGGAGGTATAA
- a CDS encoding F0F1 ATP synthase subunit gamma: MASLRDIKKRINATKKTSQITKAMEMVSASKLNRAEMNAKSFVPYMDKMQEVVANIALGAGNATHPMLVARPVKKTGYLVITSDRGLAGAYNSNVLRTVYQTIQQRHQSPDEYAIIVIGRVGLSFFKKRNFPVILNITGLPDQPSFADIKEIANKAVGLFADGTFDELYMYYNHYVSAIQQEVTERKLLPLTDLVDNKQRTTYEFEPSQEEILDVLLPQYAESLIYGALLDAKASEHAARMTAMKNATDNAHELIRTLTLSYNRARQAAITQEITEIVAGANALQ, from the coding sequence TTGGCATCCTTACGCGACATTAAAAAGCGCATCAACGCGACGAAAAAAACAAGCCAAATTACGAAGGCGATGGAGATGGTTTCCGCTTCGAAGTTAAACCGCGCGGAAATGAACGCGAAATCGTTTGTTCCATATATGGATAAAATGCAAGAAGTCGTTGCGAACATCGCCCTTGGTGCCGGCAATGCGACACATCCGATGCTAGTGGCGCGCCCGGTGAAAAAGACAGGCTATTTAGTGATCACATCGGATCGCGGCTTGGCGGGAGCGTATAACAGCAACGTTCTTCGCACTGTGTACCAAACGATTCAACAGCGCCATCAATCTCCAGATGAATATGCGATTATTGTCATTGGACGTGTCGGTTTAAGCTTTTTCAAAAAGAGAAATTTCCCGGTCATTTTAAATATTACTGGGCTGCCGGATCAACCGTCTTTTGCGGATATTAAAGAAATTGCGAATAAGGCGGTCGGATTGTTTGCGGATGGTACGTTTGATGAGTTGTATATGTACTACAACCATTACGTCAGTGCGATCCAACAAGAGGTGACAGAAAGAAAGCTGTTGCCGTTAACGGATTTAGTCGATAACAAACAACGGACAACGTATGAATTTGAACCTTCTCAAGAAGAAATTTTAGATGTGCTTTTGCCGCAATATGCCGAAAGTCTTATTTACGGTGCGCTGTTAGATGCGAAGGCAAGCGAGCATGCAGCGCGGATGACGGCGATGAAAAACGCGACGGACAACGCGCACGAGCTTATTCGTACGCTTACTCTTTCCTACAACCGTGCTCGTCAAGCAGCGATTACCCAAGAGATTACGGAAATCGTGGCGGGAGCAAACGCGTTGCAATAA
- the atpA gene encoding F0F1 ATP synthase subunit alpha gives MSIRAEEISALIKQQIENYESEIQVSDVGTVIQIGDGIARAHGLDNVMSGELVEFSNGVMGMALNLEENNVGIVILGPYTGIKEGDEVRRTGRIMEVPVGEALIGRVVNPLGQPVDGLGPIETTETRPIESPAPGVMDRKSVHEPLQTGIKAIDALVPIGRGQRELIIGDRQTGKTSIAIDTIINQKDQNMICIYVAIGQKESTVRTVVETLRKHGALDYTIVVTASASQPAPLLFLAPYAGVTMGEYFMYKGQHVLVVYDDLSKQAAAYRELSLLLRRPPGREAYPGDIFYLHSRLLERAAKLSDAKGGGSLTALPFVETQAGDISAYIPTNVISITDGQIFLQSDLFFSGVRPAINAGLSVSRVGGAAQIKAMKKVSGTLRLDLAAYRELEAFAQFGSDLDKATQAKLARGARTVEVLKQDLHAPIPVEKQVAIIYALTHGFLDDIPVEDIRRFEKEFFLWLDQNGQHLLEHIRTTKELPNEEDFNKAIEAFKKTFVVSQ, from the coding sequence ATGAGCATCAGAGCGGAAGAAATAAGCGCGCTCATTAAGCAGCAAATCGAAAACTATGAGTCTGAAATTCAAGTAAGCGATGTCGGTACGGTAATTCAAATTGGTGACGGTATCGCGCGCGCCCATGGTTTGGACAACGTAATGTCTGGGGAACTTGTCGAGTTTTCCAACGGTGTCATGGGAATGGCGCTAAACTTAGAAGAAAACAACGTTGGTATCGTTATTTTAGGTCCATATACAGGGATTAAAGAAGGCGATGAAGTGCGCCGTACAGGACGTATCATGGAAGTGCCTGTCGGTGAAGCGTTAATTGGCCGTGTCGTTAACCCTCTAGGACAACCAGTCGACGGTTTGGGCCCAATCGAAACGACAGAAACTCGTCCAATTGAAAGCCCAGCACCAGGTGTTATGGACCGTAAATCGGTTCATGAACCGTTGCAAACAGGGATTAAAGCGATTGACGCATTGGTGCCAATCGGCCGCGGTCAACGTGAGTTAATCATCGGAGACCGTCAAACAGGGAAAACATCGATTGCGATCGACACGATTATCAACCAAAAAGATCAAAATATGATTTGTATTTACGTTGCGATCGGACAAAAAGAATCAACGGTCCGCACGGTTGTCGAAACATTGCGGAAACACGGTGCGCTAGATTATACGATCGTTGTGACGGCATCTGCATCACAACCAGCGCCACTATTGTTCCTTGCGCCATATGCCGGTGTAACGATGGGCGAATATTTCATGTATAAAGGTCAGCACGTGCTTGTTGTTTATGACGACTTATCAAAACAAGCGGCGGCTTACCGTGAGTTGTCACTATTGCTTCGCCGTCCACCAGGCCGTGAAGCATATCCAGGGGATATCTTCTACTTGCACTCTCGCCTCTTAGAGCGCGCAGCAAAATTAAGCGATGCCAAAGGCGGCGGTTCGTTAACAGCGCTTCCGTTTGTCGAAACGCAAGCTGGTGACATTTCTGCTTACATTCCGACGAACGTCATCTCCATTACAGACGGGCAAATTTTCTTGCAATCTGATTTGTTCTTCTCCGGCGTTCGCCCGGCGATTAACGCTGGTCTTTCCGTATCCCGCGTCGGTGGTGCGGCACAAATTAAAGCGATGAAAAAAGTATCGGGTACGCTTCGCCTTGACTTAGCGGCGTATCGTGAACTTGAAGCGTTCGCACAGTTCGGTTCAGACCTTGATAAAGCGACGCAAGCAAAGCTCGCACGCGGTGCTCGTACGGTAGAAGTGTTAAAACAAGACTTGCATGCACCGATTCCAGTAGAAAAACAAGTGGCGATCATTTACGCGCTTACTCACGGTTTCTTAGACGACATTCCAGTCGAAGATATTCGCCGCTTTGAAAAAGAATTCTTCTTATGGCTCGACCAAAACGGCCAACACTTGCTTGAACATATTCGTACAACAAAAGAACTTCCAAACGAAGAAGATTTCAACAAAGCGATCGAAGCGTTCAAGAAAACGTTTGTTGTTTCTCAATAA
- a CDS encoding F0F1 ATP synthase subunit delta, with protein MNKEIIAKRYALALFQIATEKQLLDQLEEEIRAVWQVFAENDKFLSLLTYPKLSLEKKKALIKETFAAVSSPLRNTLLLLLERHRIDIVPQLAEQFIHLVNEARGVAEATAYSARPLTEEEKRALSDVFAKKMGKTTLYIENIVDPSLIGGVKLRIGNRIYDGSISGKLERIQRQLIG; from the coding sequence ATGAACAAAGAAATCATAGCAAAGCGATATGCGTTAGCTCTTTTTCAAATCGCCACGGAAAAGCAGCTTCTTGATCAATTAGAGGAAGAAATTCGCGCCGTTTGGCAAGTGTTTGCTGAAAACGATAAATTCTTATCGCTATTGACATACCCGAAGCTATCATTGGAAAAGAAAAAAGCGTTAATAAAAGAAACGTTCGCGGCGGTGTCAAGCCCGTTACGAAATACATTGCTGCTTTTGTTGGAACGTCATCGCATTGATATCGTTCCACAGCTTGCAGAGCAGTTTATCCATTTGGTGAACGAAGCTCGTGGCGTCGCTGAGGCGACCGCATATTCGGCTCGTCCGCTAACGGAAGAGGAAAAACGCGCACTTTCGGATGTGTTTGCGAAAAAAATGGGCAAAACGACGCTTTACATTGAAAATATCGTCGACCCAAGCTTAATTGGCGGCGTGAAGCTGCGCATCGGCAACCGCATTTACGATGGCAGCATCAGCGGAAAATTAGAACGAATTCAACGACAGCTTATCGGCTAA
- a CDS encoding F0F1 ATP synthase subunit epsilon encodes MKTIKVSVVTPDGPVYEADVEMVSTKAKSGELGILPGHIPLVAPLEISAVRLKKEGKTEYIAVSGGFLEVRPDKVTILAQAAERAEDIDVARAKAAKERAERRLQSKEDDIDFKRAELALKRAINRLNVANMK; translated from the coding sequence ATGAAAACGATCAAGGTCAGTGTCGTTACTCCTGATGGCCCGGTATATGAAGCGGACGTAGAGATGGTAAGCACGAAAGCAAAAAGCGGAGAGCTTGGAATTTTGCCAGGACACATTCCGCTTGTCGCTCCGCTTGAGATCAGTGCCGTTCGCCTGAAAAAAGAGGGGAAAACGGAATATATCGCGGTCAGCGGCGGGTTTTTGGAAGTCCGCCCTGACAAAGTGACGATTTTGGCGCAAGCGGCGGAAAGAGCGGAAGATATCGATGTGGCCCGAGCAAAAGCGGCGAAAGAACGCGCGGAACGGCGTCTGCAAAGCAAAGAGGATGATATCGACTTTAAACGTGCGGAACTGGCACTAAAACGGGCGATTAACCGCTTAAACGTAGCAAACATGAAATAA